The proteins below are encoded in one region of Silene latifolia isolate original U9 population chromosome 2, ASM4854445v1, whole genome shotgun sequence:
- the LOC141642144 gene encoding uncharacterized protein LOC141642144: MSITAPSGGERVYAKLEKEIVQDVDKSVNKFKSSAHSSGLISEPVSLLLQKAEQDALMKALRASSEVESILAPQGSSVVTEELWVNKYAPRSFTELLSDEQTNREVLFWLKHWDSKVFGADIRNTSEHWRRSFICT; the protein is encoded by the exons ATGTCGATTACTGCACCGTCTGGTGGTGAAAGAGTGTATGCTAAGCTTGAGAAGGAAATTGTGCAGGATGTTGATAAGAGTGTAAACAAATTCAAGAGTTCAGCTCACTCTAGTG GTCTTATTTCTGAACCAGTTAGTCTTTTGTTGCAAAAAGCTGAGCAGGATGCATTAATGAAG GCTTTGCGGGCTAGTTCAGAAGTGGAGAGTATCTTAGCACCCCAAGGGTCTTCGGTCGTGACAGAAGAACTTTGGGTGAACAAATATGCTCCTAGATCCTTTACGGAGCTTCTCAGTGATGAACAGACAAACCGTGAG GTTCTCTTCTGGCTGAAACACTGGGATTCTAAAGTGTTTGGTGCAGACATTCGGAACACTTCGGAACACTGGAGACGAAGTTTTATCTGCACTTAA